The DNA region TATTGCTTCTGTAAACGTTGGTGAAGGTATTGTAGGGCGTGTTGTTGATACTTTAGGTAATCCAATTGATGGTAAAGGCGCTATTGAAGGCCAAACTTACGAAATGCCACTAGAGCGTAAAGCACCTGGTGTTATTTACCGTGAGCCAGTAACCGAGCCATTACAAACAGGTATCAAATCTATCGATGCGATGATTCCTGTAGGTCGTGGTCAGCGAGAGTTGGTAATTGGCGACCGTCAAACAGGTAAAACTACGGTTTGTATCGATACCATCTTGAATCAAAAAGAATTTTACGATGCAGGTGAGCCTGTATACTGTATATATGTTGCTGTTGGGCAAAAGGCTTCAACAGTTGCAAACATCGCAAAAACTTTAGAAGAGAAAGGTGCTTTAGCCTATACTACTATTGTTGCTGCAAACGCATCAGATCCTGCTCCAATGCAGGTTTATGCTCCAATGACGGGTGCTGCTATCGGTGAGTACTTCCGCGATACTGGTCGTCCGGCATTAATCATTTATGATGATTTATCAAAACAAGCGGTAGCTTACCGTGAGGTGTCGTTATTGTTACGTCGTCCACCAGGACGTGAGGCTTACCCAGGTGACGTTTTCTACTTACACTCGCGTTTGTTAGAGCGTTCTGCAAAGGTAATCAATGATGATTCTATCGCTAAAGATATGAACGATTTACCAGAATCGTTAAAGCCAATCGTAAAAGGAGGTGGTTCATTAACGGCTTTACCAATTATTGAAACACAAGCGGGAGACGTATCTGCATATATTCCAACTAACGTAATTTCGATTACTGACGGACAGATATTCTTGGATGGTGATTTATTTAACTCTGGTGTGCGTCCTGCCATTAACGTAGGTATCTCGGTATCTCGTGTAGGTGGTAACGCCCAGATTAAATCGATGAAAAAAGTATCTGGTACGTTAAAACTGGATCAGGCGCAGTTCCGTGAATTGGAAGCGTTTGCTAAGTTCGGTTCAGATTTAGATGCCTCTACCTTAAACGTAATTGAAAAAGGTAAGCGTAACGTTGAAATCTTAAAGCAAGCACAAAACGATCCTTACACAGTTGAAGACCAAATCGCCATTATCTATGCCGGTTCTAAAAACTTGTTGAGAAACGTTCCTGTTGATAAAGTAAAAGAATTCGAAAGAGATTTTATTGAGTTCTTGAATGCTAAGCACAGAGGTGTATTAGATACCTTAAAATCAGGTAAATTAACTGATGAAGCTACAGATACTTTAACTACGGTAGCAAAAGATTTAGCAGGAAAGTATAATTAATTCTGAATTCTGAATTCAAAATTTAAAAAATGGCAAACTTAAAAGAAATACGTAATAGAATATCGTCGGTATCTTCAACGATGCAGATTACCAGTGCCATGAAAATGGTATCGGCTGCAAAGTTAAAGAAAGCCCAAGATGCTATTACTGCCATGCGCCCGTATGCTGACAAGTTAACCGAGCTTTTACAGAGTTTAAGCGCCACATTGGATGCCGATTCTGGAAGCAAGTTTTCAGAGCAGCGCGAGGTAAAGAAGGTGCTTATTGTGGCCATTACTTCAAACAGAGGTTTGGCAGGGGCTTTTAATTCGAGCATCATCAAGGAAGTGACTAGGTTAACCACGCAAACTTACGCCAACCAAGAAGTATCTTATGTGGCCATTGGAAAAAAAGCCAATGATGCGTTCAAAAGAACCAATAAAGTCATTGCCAATAAAAGTGAAGTTTTCGATGATTTAACTTTCGAAAACGTTGCCGAAATAGCACAACTTTTAATGGATAAGTTTGTGGCTGGTGAGTACGATAAGATTGAAATTGTTTACAACAAATTCAAAAATGCTGCCACTCAAATTGTAACTACCGAGCAATTTTTACCAATCGTTCCGGTGGAAGGTGAAGCCAACGCTAATGCCGATTACATTTTTGAGCCATCAAAAGTGGAGATTGTAGAGCAATTGATTCCTAAGTCGTTAAAAACGCAACTTTATAAAGGCATAAGAGATTCGTTTGCTTCTGAGCACGGTGC from Tamlana crocina includes:
- the atpG gene encoding ATP synthase F1 subunit gamma gives rise to the protein MANLKEIRNRISSVSSTMQITSAMKMVSAAKLKKAQDAITAMRPYADKLTELLQSLSATLDADSGSKFSEQREVKKVLIVAITSNRGLAGAFNSSIIKEVTRLTTQTYANQEVSYVAIGKKANDAFKRTNKVIANKSEVFDDLTFENVAEIAQLLMDKFVAGEYDKIEIVYNKFKNAATQIVTTEQFLPIVPVEGEANANADYIFEPSKVEIVEQLIPKSLKTQLYKGIRDSFASEHGARMTAMHKATDNAKELRDQLKLTYNKARQAAITNEILEIVGGAEALNN
- the atpA gene encoding F0F1 ATP synthase subunit alpha — protein: MAEVKPAEISAILKKQLSGFEASASLDEVGTVLNVGDGIVRAYGLSNAQYGELVEFEGGLEGIVLNLEEDNVGIVLLGGSTGVKEGSTVKRTKRIASVNVGEGIVGRVVDTLGNPIDGKGAIEGQTYEMPLERKAPGVIYREPVTEPLQTGIKSIDAMIPVGRGQRELVIGDRQTGKTTVCIDTILNQKEFYDAGEPVYCIYVAVGQKASTVANIAKTLEEKGALAYTTIVAANASDPAPMQVYAPMTGAAIGEYFRDTGRPALIIYDDLSKQAVAYREVSLLLRRPPGREAYPGDVFYLHSRLLERSAKVINDDSIAKDMNDLPESLKPIVKGGGSLTALPIIETQAGDVSAYIPTNVISITDGQIFLDGDLFNSGVRPAINVGISVSRVGGNAQIKSMKKVSGTLKLDQAQFRELEAFAKFGSDLDASTLNVIEKGKRNVEILKQAQNDPYTVEDQIAIIYAGSKNLLRNVPVDKVKEFERDFIEFLNAKHRGVLDTLKSGKLTDEATDTLTTVAKDLAGKYN